ctctcctgtcctctctTAGACCTCCAGGCCTTTGTCCTGAGCTCGGTGGAGCTGCAGGTGCTCACGGGATCCTGCTTCAAGCTACGCACTGTCCACAACATCCCGGTCACCAGCAATAAGGACGGTGAGTGTCCACTGGACTGGGGGGTGCCCCTCTTTGCCTCCATGTGATGCCAGGAAGGAGCTGTGGAGTCCCTCAGCCGGGGCAGGGTCCCTGCTCGGGGACCCTAGCTGTGCAGGGGGACAGCTACCCACCAGGTGGCACTGCCGGAGCAGAGTCGGGCTCCCAGGCAGTGCAATCCCAGCTGCAACATGGGGCTGCTTTTGGggtgtccccagcacccccatggGCTGGGCAGGACCGAGGTGAACCCAGGGCGAGGAACTATTGGGAATCTCCCCCAGGGCTGTCCAGCAGCAGGAATGCTCAGGGTGTCTGGCAGGGATGATCAGCAGCAGGGGATATGTGTCCTCTTCCAGACCTTGGGGATGGCCCTTCAAGGGGCTGGGGACAGTGGGGTGTCACCGCAGGCACCTAGTGCTTGCTGTGGCAAaggctgccctggggatggccgGCCCTGCACGCTGGCCCCGGGGCGCGGGAGGTGGCAGCTAAGCCCTGAcacagcctctgctctgctctccctaCCGCAGATGATGAGTCCCCCGGGCTCTATGGGTTCCTGCACGTCATCGTCCACTCCGCCAAGGGCTTCAAGCAATCTGCCAGTAAGTGTGGGTGCCCACCCTTGCTCGGAGGGGCCAGTGCCAGTGGGGGAGCTGGGGTCTAGCATGTGGCCccgtgctgcctgcagcagaccCCCGGTGGGGAATGTTCCTCGGGTGCTGAGCAGTGTCTGCTCCCCCAGACCTTTACTGCACACTGGAAGTGGACTCCTTCGGCTACTTTGTCAGCAAAGCCAAGACCAGGGTTTTTCGGGACACCACTGAGCCGCAGTGGAATGAGGTGAGAGGAGGGTTGGGTGCAGGGAGGGGCTTGTGTCCCCCCTTTCCCTTCCAGCCCCAGTTCTGAGCTTCTCTGGGGTGCTGGAGCTGAGCCACCCTCCCTCCACACCCCAGGAGTTTGAGATCGAGCTGGAGGGCTCCCAGTCCCTGCGCATCCTCTGCTACGAGAAGTGCTACGACAAGACCAAGCTCAACAAGGACAACAACGAAATCGTGGACAAGATCATGGGCAAGGGGCAGATCCAGGTATGTGCTGGGGCTTTTGGGCATCTTCTCACCCAGTGTTGGACCTGTTGAGGCCAGGCGCCTGGGCTGGGAGGGTCTCCTGGGTGATGCTTGGGATGGGAGACGCCTGGCAGCAtgggcaggcagctctgcttttggGAGAAGAGCACAGGGATTGTGATTTGGGGTTGAAGACAGCGAAGTGGGTGGGCATCAGGTGTGTAGGTGATGGTCCCAGGGCAcggtggctgcaggaggaggtgggacAAAGTAAGAGGAGGTGGCAAAGCCAGCAGCCGCCCCCCAGATGTGCGACCAGCCACAGCTGTGGCCCTGGGGGGCTGTGGAGAGGGGGTCGGCACCTGCATCAGGGAGGGCCCTGAGCATGCAgaccccatccctccctgccagccctctgtccccctccgCCACTGTTTGCCTCCCCTGCGCCACCATCAGCTGCTGTTATGGCAACGAGGGTTTCCAGGGCAACGCTGAGCCGCCTCTGATTGGTGGTTGCCAGGCAGGGAGGATGGAGGCCTGGGTTGCCCTGAGATGCTCCCAGGTGAGCAGGACCTGGAAGATGGAGTGGGGGGACAGGCAGGCCCCAGACCCTGCATCCCCCCAGCACCTGCCTTGGCCAGGCTGCCGGCAGGCCCAGGGCAGCGGGGATGGTTCAGGATGGGGGTGTGCCTGTGTTTTCCTGGTGGGAACCCCTGGTCTGGCTGCCTTCCcccctgtgctggggacagCGTCACGCCCAGGCCACAGCTCTCGACCCAAGGCCACTTCAAAGGGCCCGGCAGGGCTGTCTGCTCCGTGGGAAAGTGGCTGAGAGCAGGTCCCTGGGGAGTGGGGAGCAGCATGGAAATGCTGCTGGGAAGGGGACGCTGGGGGGGGACGGCACCACACTGGGTACAGGGTGGGAGATGGGGGCTCGGCTTCACCAGCAGCTTGTGCGTGCCTGAAATCACCCATCTGTTGCCCCTTCCCTGGGGGGTGGTGGCGTGGGGGTTGGCACTGAGCCAAGCgggtgggctggggtggggaaggggctcGGTGCCCCGCAGGGATCAGCCCAGCTGCGCGCTCTCGGAAATAGCCTGGGTCAACAAACATGAGTCACGCTGGGAGACACGGGGTTGGGACGGGGACAGCACAGTTCGTCCCTGCCATGTGAAAGCtgtgggggaagaaagggagggagggagagagaggaggccCCGGGGCTGCTTATCCCAAGGAGGATGCGGCTGGATGAAGCAGTGTCAGGGTTGGGGCTGTCTCGGTGTCACCCAGAGCCATAGCTGGGCCCCTGCCCTGGGGGCGGGGTgggtggcagggcagggacGGGGAAGTACAGCTATGGGCAGTGCTGCCTGCGGGGCTGTGGGTTGTGTCCAAGCCCCAGCGCTGCCCCTTGCTCTCTGCCCTGAGCTGTCCAGGCAGCGATGCTGCCCCGGCTGCTCCTTGCCCTGGTCAGTCCCTGGGCTTGTTTTGAGCTGCTGCTGGTTCCAGTTAGCTGGAGGAGTGGGAGACACAGGGAGCGCTGGGGTCAGCCGCTCAGCAAATCAGGGGAGGGCATTGCTTCCAAGATGGCTGAACCTCCCTCTGCATGGCTGGTGCTGTGCCCACGGCCCAGCTCTAATCTGCTGGCCCAGGCACGTGGGTCAGCCTCGAAAGCAGCTTAGTGACATCATGGGCTGGTGGGAGCGGGTCAGTGTGGGAGGGGGGACACTGCAGCCCCTCTGCGGGGAGCAGTGGGGGGTGTCCTGAGGCTGCCAAGGTGTCACGGGCAGGAGTCATGTCCTGCCAGCCCAGAGGATGTGGCTGGGTCCGCGGAGGGGCCAAGGTTGGCACCAGCCTCCTCTTGAGCATCCTGGCAATGAGCCCCGAAGGGTCCGTGGCGTGGCGAGCCCCTACCCCACACCCCACTCCTATGGCTGGCGGAGGGTGGGCACCCTGTGTGACATGTTGGGCTGGGCCACAACACCCGGCTGCTCTGCGGGAAGGTGTGTCTGGGCGTGGAGACTGGGGACGGCTCTGCTGCGGTCGGCATTAACACTGCTCTGTTGTTGTTAACCCTGTTTTGCATGCGGTTTCCAAGGCTGAGATGTGCTGTGGTCAGGGTAGAGGTGCTGTGGGGGGGGCTCGTGTCCCCATGGGGCGCTTGtgtccccagtgctgcagggctcagctctgctctgagctgACCCAGTTGCTCCTAGCAGCCGTGCTGCTTCGCGCGGGGCAGTGTCCGGTGGGTGCCTGGGGTTGCCCGGTGCTGTGGTGGTCTGGCAGACAGACACTTGGGGTAGGCAGAGTAGGCTGCAAGTACTTGTGCAAGAGGCTGGATCTGGGCCCTGTGCCTTGGGGTGAGCAGGGAGACAGGCAGTGGGTGCATAAAAGGGGTATCGGGGTGATGCAGGGGTGACAGGGCAGGATGGAGGCAGGGCTTACCCAGCCCCCATTTGATGCACAGGGGAGATGTGGCTGTTGAAGTGGAGCCTGTGTTGTCATGGGCACGGTAGGGCCCGCAGGGAATAGCTGCCTGTCCGTCTGTCCCCTCCACACTGGGCTGGCGGAGGCTCCGGAGGGGGAGATTTGTGGTGTCGGGGCTCCCTGAACCTGCAGGGACCCACAGGGTGACCCCTGCGGACTCAGGGGGCTGCTGAGGGCTGGACCTGGGGGAAGTGCAAGCCCCCCCTGCCATCCTGCACCTCACCATGTCCCTGCCTGTCAGAAgaagcagggagcaggcaggcagagacccTTCTAGGGCTGGAGCgtggggcagagccctgcctgcaccccatccccctgccccgcagccctgccccacCACATCACCCCCTGGCagtggggcaggctggggaggggggggacacgggggggagTCCCCACCTGTCCCTAGGCCTGAGAGGGGACCCCAAAAGCCCCATCCCCGTGCCCGTCGGGATCGAGAGGGAGGGCCGGGAGGTCCAGCCCGGCTCCTCGGCGCAGCCGGGGATGCTGCGGCCGGCGATGGCGcagggaggcggggggggggcagggcagcccctcCAGCCGGTTCCcgagcggcggcgggcggcaggGCGAGAGTTAAAcgcgtggggtggggggaggaacggggagggggggggggttgcCTTTGAGTCACTTCCTCGCAGGGGGAGGGAGGCTTTTGGGGCTGCCGAGCCGCCTCTCGCCAGCCGGGCTCTCACACCCTGAAGATGAGCCCTGCCCGctcgccgccccccgccgccgcggaCCTCCCGCCCGGAGCAGGAGGGATGCGGGTGCTGTCCTAACCCAGCCCCGGCCACCCTTCCCCGGGCTTTCCCGGCCACCCTCGCCTCGCCTCCCGGAGCCGAAGCGATCGCCGCGATGACAGAGGTGCTGGTGCAAGCGGAGCCCGTGGGCGAGCAGCCGGAGCGCGGCGTGGAGGAGCCCGAGGGCAAGCGGCCCCCCAACACGGGGGCCCGTCTCTGGGGCAGGGTGCGCAGCAAGCTGCTCCGGCAGAAGGTGCCTCTCGGGGTGCGCGGGGACGGTGGCCACACCAAAATGGGCTCTGGGATGGCTTACGCCGTGTCGCCGGGCCCTGCTGTGTGGGGCAGTTGTGGCTTTTTGGCTGGTGGTtttgtggggtgcagggggcacTGAGATTGGGGGGGGGCTGTATTGCTTGTGGAGGGAGGGCTGTGGGGTCCGTGTGTGGAGCGGGGAGGCTGTTTGGGTGCTTTGGGAGCTCTTAGAAGCACTTAGCAGCCTGTGGGGTGCTcgtttccctccttccctctcctgtgcGCTGGGGGGCTGAGGCGGGCTGAGCCCTTTGTTCTGGGGGGTCCTTACAGATGCGGGGGGGCTCCCCTGCCCAACCCTGGGGCTTGCCCAGGAGGCAGCGATGCTTGCGGGCTGGTCGGGGCTCTGGCACTACAGCACCCCGTGCTTGTGTACCCCCTCTCACCAGGGTGCTGCTTGGTTTGCAATGCTCCCCCCCCCGGGTCTATCCAGGCTCCCCTGAGCTTGCAGTCGTGTCGCAGCCCCATCAGCCAGTGCTGCCCATCtttgtgggaggatggagggcaGGGGTGGGCAACAGAGGTGACAAGGGAGGGGGACAGCACCCTTGCAGACTGTCCCAGAGCCCCCACAATCTCATGGGGGACCCCGGGGGGGTTTCCCTCTACGGGATCCCCCtgcacagggagctgctggctcAGGGCTTGGCTGCGGCCgcgggcaggagctgcctgggcaCGTGGGGGTTCGGTTTGGCAGCAGCGGGGCCGAGGTTTGCTCGGCGGTGGGGCTGCCTGTGACGCAGCGGCATTAACCTCGATTCTGTGCCGCCGCCGCTCCTGCAGAAGGGATTAAGGGGCAGCGAGGGCTGTACAGGGAGGCTGCCCAGCGGCTGCCGGTGGCTGTTGCTGGGTCAAAACATGAGTGGATTTTGTTTCCTAGCCCCATGCGCCCTCACCGTGGCCACCagcttccctgcctgctgccaactgggagcactggggctgcagggacaggatGTGGCCCCAGTGGGTCTGTGCACAGTCCTGGCATGCTGTGGGTGCTTGCAGCTTATCGGGTCACTCTCAGACAGAGCTGtgaattgctgcttttttcGGGGCTGTGCTTTGCCACCAGCAGTGTTCACTGGTGGGGGGGGGCTGCTCTGCCCCCACGGCACGGAGCGACTCAGGGACCGCCTGTTGCCTGGGGAGGGAGCTGCCAGCATGGGGGTCTGGTGGGGACATCTCCTGACTGGCAGAGCCGGGGCAGCCTCAGGAAGCCGGGCTAGGTTGGCCGTGGTTGCCATGCTGATGGCACCTCGGTTGTAGCAGCTCCCCTGGGATCCCGCTCCCCAGGACCATGGCAGAGATGGCCTCACCGGCTGAGTCACCCATTTGCTCCCAATGGCTTCACCCTGGGCTGATGGTTGGGTGACCTCATGGGTGTGAGGCATGAGGAAGGTATGTGCCCAGCCTGGCAACCCCTATTGCAGCATCCTGGTGATCGGGGCTCTGGAATGCTGCCGCAAGGGTTTGGAGCCATCTCAGCTCCTCACCTGGGAGCCCCAGCGACCTGGCACTGCCTGGGTCTGTCTCAGCCGCCACTGCCTGCGCAGGAGCTATATCCACAATGCACAGCTTGAAGGTGCCTTGAGGACAAAATCCCAGGATGCAGCCTCGTGCCCTTGAGTCCAGTCGCCCCATGcatgggagaagcagcaggcaggggctgcgggAGGTGAGCACCAGCAAGACTGGGGGGGCCTTCTGCAATCAAAGCCTCCCCAGGATGCACGaagctctgcagggctgctgggatGCTCATCGCCTGCCACGCTGCGAGCAGGGGCCTTGTCCTGCGAACAAACACTTTTGGATAATTTGGGAGAATGGGATAATGGCACATCCCTGCAGCCAGGACCAGGGGGTGTTTCGCCTCACTGTGGATGAGCGTGGCACTGTGGTGGATGCTGGTCTGGGCATGGATGCTGTGTTGCTGCCATGAGTCCCTGGAGGCACAGGAGGGAGCAGCCTGGAGAGGTACCGGTGACTCCACTGAGCCGTTTCCCTGGGGCACAGGCTGGTGTTTAGAGACAGCTGAgtgctgagctgctgaaggGGAGCCGACATGTCTGGGACAGCAGCATGTCACTTGTGCCATCCTGCACAGCGCTGGCAGGGAGGCTGTTCCCCGGGGCTCTGAGGCCAGCAGTTCCCCACTGGCCTGGGACGTCCCTGTGCCACGCTGGAGCCAGGCAGCTCCCtttgaaggaggaggaggcggtggTGGTAGCTGAGGTGGGGTGTTTGCCAGCACTGcgtgggcaggagctgcctctgGCACTGTGGGTGGATGCTCCTGTGTGTCTCCCACGCCTGGAGATGAAGCATCAGCCACGGCTTTGCTTTCCGCAGGGAGCGGGCAGCGTGGCGGTGCTGCCTGCTGCGTGGGGTGCcagcgggcagggctgggggagcgcTGGGGCCAGGCCACAGCCCGGTGTCCCATGAGTGCACAGGGACGTGCCCCACCTGCAAGGGAGCTTGGGCCGGTGGTGCCAGCTGAACTAGCTCAAATGCGGGGGCCGTGCCGGCTGCTGCGGGGAGCTGGATGGGAATGATTCTGCTCAACCAGGGGAAAGCAGCTACAGGGAGGTGGCATGCTCGGGGTAAGGTCCACAGCGCTGACAGCAGCCAACCTGGCTTTTATTAAAGCTTTCTTCAGAGCCCTGCTAAAGCCCTTCCAGATGTGAGCTGCCAGGGCCTTTGGAGTCAGGGGAAcctgggggatggggaagatGTATGTGGTGGTTGCAATTAAACTCATGCTGCAGAGCGGGGAGGCCCACGGCTCCTGACTTGGCTGGGGGCGAAGGGCTTCTCTGCTGCCACCTGGGGCTCGCAGCGCTGGACGCTGCCATGAGCAGGACCTGGCTAagccagggaaggggttgaaAGCTCCATGGGACAGGAGGCATTGGGTTGGTGTTGGCCGTGGTGGGCGCCTGGCAACGCTGCAGGGGGAACCGGGGCTGCGGAGGGAACACAGGGGAGTTGGAGCCGCAGGGCTGGGGTTGGCGGCGGTCTGGCTGCAGCCTCGTGATCCTGGCGTCCAAACCTGCTGCAGGGCCCCACGGGagcccagggcagctgcagccttcctcttcctcctcctcccgctccccccgcTGCCCTTCCCAGCAGCCGCAGGActggcggggctggggcgggggtgctggggagggctcCACATAGGGAGCCGTTCCTGGACCGTGCTGGAGACCGCAGTGTTTAGGGCCGTGCTGGAGACCGCAGGGTTTCCCTTGGCACTGCAGCCTCCAAGGAGCTGCTCAGGCTCACCATGGCGTGGGGCTGGGTGTGGGGTGATGCCATAGCGCTGGGTCTGTGCCAAGAGCCAGGGCAGCTCGAGCCTGTCCTCAGGAGCGTGAGGTCTTGGTGTGCAAGAGGGACATGAGGGGCCTCAGGGTCCCCCCCTCCCATGATGTGCAgtagctggggcaggggaatgGCAGCTGCATGGCTGGAGCAGCGGCTCTGGACATCTTTGCGCttgactggagcatctcccgaGCCAGCAGCTGTAGGAAACCCCCGCGTCCTTGAGGACTGACCCTGCACGCTTGGTGCGAGCTTCGCCTGGCTGTTGCATGCACGCGGCCCTGGGAGCCTCCGCCAGCCCCTGCATCCCATCCCCTTCCCCGAGGGGACATTAGTGCCGGGCTCTGCCCCACTGCCCGCGCCGTGCATTACAGGGATCGATGGGCCTGGATCGATACCACCAGCTGGGGACCAAAAAGTCCCGAAAGGCAACTGCACCCgcctctgcccagccctggggcccGGTGCCCGGCCACGGCGCGTGCCGGGGCCTTGGGAATGCCGGCACCTCGCTGCAGTGGCCGGGCGCCGGGGCAGCGTCACTGAGTCCCCTGCTAGCCCCAAAGCCAGAAATAGTGGAGCCCGTCATTCCCAGGGGTTATAAATAGCCTTGGCTATGGGGAGATGTTGTTTTTCTGCATGGAAAACGCTGCCCTAGTTCTGTTTCATCAATCTGCCGCCAGAAATAGTTCTGATTTCTTGGAAGTTTCTTGCTGCTTGGGTGTGGGTTAAAGCACTGCCTTGCGGGGGCTTGAGGGGGACCGGGTGGGGAGGCTGAGCCCACCCGGCTCTGGGGCACAGCCAGAGGCACCCCAGACCTTCCCGTCGCCGCCATCCTGCCATGGGCAGCACGCTGTCAGGGAAGAGTGTGTCCTGTGTGTGATGCTGTCTGTGGGTCAGGGCCTTcaggggcggcggggctggcaTGGGGCTGTGTCCCCACGGAGCtcacacaccatctctccctgcagctggacCCGCAGGCCGTGCAGACGAAGAACTGGCACATGGACGTGATTGAGATGAATGGGGTAAGCGGGGCTGTGGGGGCACACAGCCGGTGACTTTGatggcagccccttccccagggctgtgctgtgccctCACGTGATGTGGGGGTGAtgggccagggctgggctgctgcaaCTCACCCCATCTCCTGCAGATCAAGGTGGAGTTCTCCATGAAGTTCACGAGCAGAGACATGAGCCTGAAGAGGACCCCATCCAAAAAGCAGACTGGTGTTTTTGGGGTCAAAATCAGCGTTGTGACAAAGTacgtgcagggctggggaggctgaTCTGCTCCAGTCCCTGTGGTCTTGGGGATGGGGGACTTGCGGGACCTGCTCTGTCCTTGCAGCATGTCCCCTTGCTCCCACCAACGCTGGGAAAGCTCAGCTTTTGCTCTTTGCTGGGGACTTGCCCATTCCTTCGCCggccccagccctcccacccAGCATGCCCATCCTGCCCCTGGCCCAGGGCTTGCAGTGCTGGGCTGGTCATGGTGGGGTCCCCCGCGAATCTCTGCTCACGTGCTCACACCTCTGCTTTCTGAGCCAGGCGTGAGCGCTCCAAGGTGCCTTACATCGTGCGCCAGTGCATCGAGGAGGTGGAGAAGAGGGGCATCGAAGAGGTTGGCATCTACAGGATCTCTGGCGTTGCCACTGACATCCAGGCGTTGAAGGCCGTCTTCGATGCAAGTGAGTGTCTTGGAGAATGGCTGCCCTTCGTGTCACGTTCCCCTGGGAGGAACCACAGGCACCGAGACCCACCCCAGACCCCTGTCCCGCAAGCCCAGGGTCCGGTTATTGCACTGCACGTGTGTAAAGTGTGCCGGTGTGCCCAGGGAGGGACTGGGGGTGAGGAGGAGAGCGTAGCTGGGAAAGCAAACACCCAGAGGTCCCAGCCTCGTTTGTGCCTGGCTGTCTCTGAGCTGCTGCCACGCCTGGCCGGCTCCTGGGAGACACTGACTCAGGGCAATGTTGCAAATGGATTTGGAAATTGTTCCCTGTCCCGTTGCCCGGCTAGGCGGGAACTGCTCGGTTCTTCCCAGCCTCGGCCTGACTAAACGGGGCCATGGACCTGGAGATGCTGCCCCTGCCTTCTGACCAGCAGCCTGCCCAGATAGCTGGGGTAATGTGGGGAGTTGAGACCCAGAGGGGAAAGAGGCACAGGAGGCATCACATGTGGGTGCTCTTTGGACAGATAACAAGGACATCTTGGTCATGCTGAGTGACATGGACATCAACGCCATCGCCGGCACACTGAAGCTGTACTTCCGCGAGCTGCCTGAACCCCTCCTCACTGACAGACTCTACCCCGCCTTCATGGAGGGGATTGGTAAGGGCttaggggtggg
This portion of the Phalacrocorax aristotelis chromosome 18, bGulAri2.1, whole genome shotgun sequence genome encodes:
- the ABR gene encoding active breakpoint cluster region-related protein isoform X3, with amino-acid sequence MTEVLVQAEPVGEQPERGVEEPEGKRPPNTGARLWGRVRSKLLRQKLDPQAVQTKNWHMDVIEMNGIKVEFSMKFTSRDMSLKRTPSKKQTGVFGVKISVVTKRERSKVPYIVRQCIEEVEKRGIEEVGIYRISGVATDIQALKAVFDANNKDILVMLSDMDINAIAGTLKLYFRELPEPLLTDRLYPAFMEGIALSDPAAKENCMMHLLRSLPDPNLITFLFLLEHLKRVAEKEPINKMSLHNLATVFGPTLLRPSEGESKAHLTLASDIWSHDVMAQVQVLLYYLQHPPISFTELKRNTLYFSTDV